The following coding sequences lie in one Brettanomyces bruxellensis chromosome 6, complete sequence genomic window:
- a CDS encoding uncharacterized protein (BUSCO:EOG09261HB6), with protein sequence MVYDTGRLSTVIVTTAAVTTLALECFHHYLSKKSTKGSSASTLVHKKKDDEYKEPDKNYPEVLIKEQLARNYAFFGNDGMKKIREIFVVVLGAGGVGSNCVATLARSGVTKIRVVDFDQVSLSSLNRHSVATLKDVGTPKVECLRHRILQIAPWCEIEAIDEVFKIENSDRLVAQGNPDYVIDCIDNIDSKVDLLEYCHKKGYKTISSMGASCKSDPTRVNVGDISSTDEDPLAKAVRRRLRKRGIMNGVTCIFSAEKPDPRKARLLPLPEDEFDKGSVDELSALQNFRVRILPVMGTMPGIFGLAITSYILADCSGYPIEPIEGKNRYKTYDNLLESISSQEDRLGHGQRVPIALNDMRYLLEEVFHGKSVISNYSTRLAVSRWLPDKPLQLTNLVVITKKELKEHEKRVLAGGERVEDVYSPEVIARVNKRFSEEKWYEQFR encoded by the coding sequence GAGTGCTTCCATCATTATTTATCTAAGAAGTCTACTAAAGGTAGCAGTGCTTCCACACTTGTCcataagaagaaggatgatgaaTATAAAGAGCCAGATAAGAACTACCCAGAAGTGTTAATTAAAGAGCAACTTGCACGTAATTATGCATTTTTTGGCAATGAtgggatgaaaaaaattcgtGAGATATTTGTCGTTGTGCTTGGCGCAGGAGGTGTTGGTTCCAATTGTGTGGCTACACTTGCAAGATCAGGTGTTACAAAGATTAGAGTTGTCGATTTTGATCAGGTTtccttatcatcattaAACCGCCATTCTGTTGCCACTCTCAAGGATGTTGGAACTCCAAAGGTTGAATGTCTACGTCATCGAATTCTTCAGATTGCACCTTGGTGCGAAATTGAAGCAATTGACGAAGTTTTTAAGATAGAGAATTCTGATCGACTTGTTGCTCAGGGTAACCCTGATTATGTTATCGACTGcattgataatattgattCCAAGGTGGATCTTTTGGAATACTGTCACAAAAAAGGTTATAAAACTATTTCATCCATGGGTGCTTCTTGTAAAAGTGATCCTACTAGGGTAAACGTCGGCGATATTTCAAGCACAGATGAGGATCCATTAGCGAAAGCAGTGAGAAGAAGGCTAAGGAAAAGAGGAATTATGAATGGGGTCACTTGCATATTTTCTGCAGAGAAACCAGATCCAAGAAAGGCAAGACTATTACCTCTACCAGAGGATGAATTCGACAAAGGTTCAGTTGATGAACTTAGCGCCCTTCAAAATTTTAGGGTGCGTATTCTTCCAGTCATGGGTACCATGCCTGGAATATTTGGACTTGCAATAACCTCATATATACTAGCTGATTGTTCCGGGTATCCTATAGAACCTATTGAAGGAAAGAACAGATACAAAACTTATGACAACCTTTTGGAAAGTATAAGCTCACAGGAAGATAGATTGGGTCACGGACAACGTGTTCCTATTGCTTTAAACGACATGAGGTATTTATTAGAGGAAGTGTTTCATGGAAAATCTGTAATATCTAATTATTCCACCAGATTAGCGGTGTCTAGATGGCTTCCGGATAAACCATTACAACTTACAAACCTTGTGgtaataacaaaaaaagaattaaagGAACATGAGAAacgggttctcgctggtGGTGAGAGAGTGGAGGATGTCTACAGTCCGGAGGTGATAGCGAGAGTTAACAAACGGTTCTCTGAAGAGAAATGGTACGAGCAATTTCGTTGA
- a CDS encoding uncharacterized protein (BUSCO:EOG09265B4G), whose protein sequence is MSIRLLYFPRFSAFGSSIVLRNVGTRRYISTTLPKLNVQAHAPRPKESRLKSLVREYGYSGIGVYLGIGFVDLSLCYLLVHSAGEEKIRSLQDRFLNFIGWNKDDANDQHPTEDKKKTSTIWTEFALAYALHKSLIVVRLPLTAAITPAIVKKLRGMGFDVGNIASATAKNVGERGLKGTLTKSGVKGIAKDLKYDPTASDPKFGKPPSKGQRWFF, encoded by the coding sequence ATGTCAATAAGGTTGTTGTATTTCCCTAGATTTTCTGCTTTCGGTTCATCCATTGTTCTACGAAATGTTGGCACTAGACGTTATATTTCCACCACTTTGCCTAAACTAAATGTTCAAGCGCATGCTCCTCGTCCAAAAGAAAGTCGATTGAAGAGTTTGGTAAGGGAATATGGATATAGTGGAATTGGTGTTTATCTTGGTATTGGATTCGTTGATTTGTCACTATGTTATTTGTTAGTTCATTCGGCGGGTGAAGAGAAGATAAGATCATTACAGGACAGGtttttaaattttattgGCTGGAACAAAGATGACGCAAATGATCAACATCCAACagaagataagaagaaaacctCGACAATCTGGACAGAATTTGCATTAGCCTACGCACTTCACAAATCTTTGATTGTGGTTCGTTTGCCCTTGACCGCGGCAATTACACCAGCGATCGTGAAAAAATTACGTGGCATGGGTTTCGATGTCGGCAATATTGCAAGTGCTACAGCAAAAAATGTTGGAGAACGGGGTCTCAAAGGTACCCTTACGAAGAGTGGCGTTAAGGGTATAGCCAAAGATTTAAAGTACGATCCTACGGCTTCAGATCCAAAGTTTGGAAAGCCACCTTCTAAAGGCCAAAGATGGTTTTTCTAA